Within Elizabethkingia sp. JS20170427COW, the genomic segment ATTTTTATAAGTACTGCTCACATGTTTGTTTCCGCGGTGGTTTTGTCCATTTAAAAAAGAACTTCTAAATCTCTCTAGAGCATGATAGAAGTTGAGTTCTTCAGGAAGTGTTTCAAAATAATAGGACAGTGATGGATGTTTTTCATACAACCTTCTTAGATTGAAAACAAAATATTTAAAATCTTCTCCATTAAAGGTCCTATGTACTGATTTTCCTATTATGGTATCAAAATCCTTATCTTGAGCATTCATCACAAAATCATAGGGAGAGTTTCCCATGAAATCGATTATCTTTTTTGCATTATTCACAATGCTTTTCCGATTTCCCCAAGCAATAGTTGCTGCAAAAAATCCAGAAATCTCAATATCTTGAGCTTCGGTAAAAAGATGAGGAATCTGCAAGGGATCCTGTTCTATATATTCGGGATGGTCAAACTCATCCGCCTTTGCATCCAAGTAACTAAATATCTCTTGTTCTGTCATCCTATACCGTAATTGTTTCTAAAGCTATTGGTAAGTAGGTTTCTGGAAAAATAGGGCGTGCCTCATCGGTAAATACCGTAAGGTCTTCATACCGATTAGAAAAGTGACCTAACACCAACTTCTTAGCTCCCGCTTTTTGAGCAATTTCTGCTGCTTCCTTCGCTGTTGAATGACCGGTATAATCTGCCATTTCCTTCAACTCATGGAGGAAAGTAGATTCATGGTACAACACATCTACCCCTTTCACAATTGGGATAACACCCTCCTTATACCTCGTATCCGAACAAAAAGCATAAGACTTTGGAGGCTCTGGAGCTATCGTTAAAGATTCATTTTTCAAAATAAACCCATCAGATAATTGGAAATCTTTACCTTTTTTCAGATTATGATAATCGCAAATTTCAATTTCTGGGTATTTAGAAATTTCAGCCATGTTTAGTTTTCTCTCTTTAGGCTTTTGCTTAAAAAGATAACCATTGCAATAAATCCTATGGTCCAGTGGGATCGTCCACACTTCTAGTTTAGCATCTTCATAAACCAGTTGAGATTGGTCTCCTGAGAGTTCATGATAAACTACTTCAAAACCTCTATGCGTTTCGGTAATGGAAAAAATAGTCTCCAACATCCTTTTTATTCCCTTAGGACCATAAACATGCAAGGGCTGGTCTCTTCCTAACAACCGAAATGATGCGATAAGTCCGGGAAGCCCAAAGCAATGATCGCCATGTAGGTGGGAAATAAAAATATGGTTTATCCTAGAGAACTTTGCTCTTGCCCTTCGCAATTGCACTTGAGTTCCTTCTCCACAATCTACTAAAAAATACCTTTCATCAATTTCTAAGAACTGAGAAGTAGGAGAAGATTTAGTCGTTGGAATTGCAGAATTAAATCCTAAAATAGTAACATGAATACTCAATGGTTCAAAATTTTATACAAAGTTAACATTTAGTTTTAAGTTTCGGAAATTGGATTTTTCTATTTTAATTTTCATCTATAAAAGCCCTCAATTTATTAAAACTTCTTCTTTTTATCGCATTTTTCTAAGGATAAATTTAATGCACTTTCGTATATTTGTACTAACAAAAAACTTAAACATGTCAAAAAAAGCGATATTAGCCATCTTGGATGGTTGGGGATTAGGCACTAACCCTGAAGTTTCAGCAATAGCAAAAGCAAATACACCTTTTATAGACTCTGTACTAAAAAACTTTCCTAATAGCAAACTAGAAGCCAGCGGACTAGCAGTAGGCTTACCAGCAGGGCAAATGGGAAATTCTGAAGTAGGCCACATGAACCTAGGGGCTGGTAGAGTTATTTACCAAAATCTAGCAAAAATCAACATGGCAGTAGAGAGTAAAACTCTTGGTAACGAAGCTGAAATCCTTGCAGCCTTTAAATACGCAAAAGACAATCATAAAAAAGTACACTTTATTGGATTGGTTTCTAACGGAGGTGTACACTCTCATATCAATCACCTAAAAGGTTTGCTAGAGGCAGCTCACCAATACGGTCTAAAAGATGTTTTTGTACACGCCTTTACCGATGGTAGAGACTGTGATCCCCACTCAGGAAAAGGATTTATCTCTGAGCTTATCGATTACATGAATACTACTACTGGGAAACTAGCCAGCATCGTTGGTCGTTATTACGCTATGGATAGAGACAAGCGTTGGGAGCGTGTAAAATTAGCTTATGATGCAATGGTAAAAGGCATAGGATTAGAAACTACACAACCTATAGCTGCTATTGAAAAATCTTATGAAGAAGGCGTTAGTGATGAGTTTTTGAAGCCTATCATCTGTACAGAAAACGAATCTCCTATCGCTACTATTGGAGAAAATGATGTAGTTTTCTGCTTTAACTTCCGTACAGATAGAGGTCGTGAGATCAGCGCTGTACTTTCTCAACAAGACTTCCCAGATTACGAGATGAAGAAACTTCCTCTGTACTATGTTACCCTCACCAACTACGATGAAACCTTCAAAAATGTAAAAGTAGTTTACGATGAAGAGGTCATCAACCAAACCATGGGACAAGTGTTGGAAAATAACCAACGTAGCCAAATTCGTATTGCAGAAACAGAGAAATATCCACACGTAACCTTCTTCTTCTCTGGCGGTAGAGAAAAAGAATTTGAAGGTGAAAGAAGATTACTTTGCCCTAGTCCTAAAGACGTTCCTACTTACGACTTTAAACCTGAAATGTCTGCATACGACATCACCAATGCTATTGTCCCTGAATTAAAAAATAAAACTGCAGACTTTATCTGTCTTAACTTTGCCAATACCGACATGGTAGGCCACACAGGAGTTTTTGAAGCTGCTGTAAAAGCTGCCGAAGTAGTGGATGAATGTATCAACAAGGTTGCCACCACGGCTTATGAAAACGGTTATGTCGTTTTCATCCTTGCAGATCACGGAAATTCAGACATTATGATTAATGCAGACGGAACTCCAAACACCCAACACACCACCAACTTGGTACCTTTTATCGTAATGGATAAAGACCGCACTTGGACACTAAAAAATGGTAAATTAGGAGATGTAGCTCCTACCATCCTTAGCGTGATGGGCATTACCCCTCCTGAAGAAATGACAGGAAACATCCTTGTTTCTTAAGTTTATAAAGCCTCTCTTTTTAGGGAGGTTTTCCTTTAATTACAATCTCAAATTTTAGTATATTTGCAAAATCAATTATATTAAAATGACGAGTAAAAAATTAGCCATTGACTTCGACGGAACCATTGTTGAAGATGCTTATCCAAAAGTGGGACAAGCCAAAATCTTTGCTTTTGAAACCTTATTAAAGCTACAATCTGAAGGATACAGACTTATTTTGTGGACTTACAGAAGCGGACAAGCGTTACAAGATGCTATCGATTTTTGTAAAAAAAATGGCTTAGAATTTTATGCTGTTAATTCTAGCTTTGAGGGTGAAATTTTTGATAACGAAACCCAAAGCCGCAAGATTGATGCCGATTTATTTATTGACGATAGAAACCTTGGTGGCTTCCCAGGATGGGGAGAAGTTTACAACATCATCAAACAAAAAATAGAATTCAGAGTAGAAGGAAAAGAGGTTCTCGCCTATTCAAAACTTAAAAAAGAAAAAAAGAAAGGACTTTTTTGGTAAGCCCTACAATTCTGAAATTAAAAATTTACTACCTTGATACAGTTAAAAACAATAGAAGAAATCCGATTGATGCGAGATGCTGCACAATTGGTTTCAAAAACCTTAGGAATGCTGGCTAAAGAAATTAAGCCTGGTGTTACTACCAAATATCTTGATAACCTAGCTTATCAATTCATCAAAGATCATGGTGCTGAACCTGCCTTCTTAGGATATGGAGGTTTCCCTAATTCGCTATGCATGTCCCCTAACGAGCAAGTAGTACACGGTATTCCTAACGACACCCCACTTAGAGATGGTGATGTTATCTCTGTGGACTGTGGGACTTACCTTAACGGCTTTGTAGGAGACCACGCTTACACTTTTGAAGTAGGGGAAGTTGCTCCAGAAACTAAAAAGCTTTTACAAGTTACCAAAGAATCTCTTTACAAAGGTATTGCACAATGCATTAGAGGAAAAAGAATTGGAGATATCTCTTACGCTGTACAAGAGCATGCAGAAAAACACGGATATGGCGTAGTAAGAGAACTTGTAGGCCACGGTGTGGGTAGAGTAATGCACGAAGATCCTCAGGTTCCTAATTATGGAAGAAAAGGTTCTGGAAAAGTTATCAAAGACGGTTTGGTTATCGCTATCGAACCGATGGTTAACCTTGGTACTGAGAAAGTGAAATTCCATAATGATGGTTGGACAGTTACCACCTTGGACAACAAACCATCTGCACACTTCGAGCACGATGTAGCCGTAGTTCATGGCAAGCCTGTACTTCTTTCCACCTTCCAATACATCTATGATGCTTTAGGAATACAGTCTAACGAGGAAGAAGCTTTCCACTTCGATTTCTAAAAGACTTTTACAATATTTCATATCGTATTACCAGATTAACTCTAGTAATACGATATTTTATTTTTACCTTTGCCCAAGAGATTGTAGTACAATTTCTTTTTAAACTTTAATATTTTAAACTCAACAAATGCATAAAGCAGGTTTTGTAAACATTATCGGGAAACCAAATGCTGGTAAATCTACCCTTCTTAATCAACTTATGGGTGAGAAGTTGGCGATTGTTACCCAAAAAGCACAAACAACCCGACACCGTATTTTCGGAATCTACAACGAGGAAGACCTACAAATTGTTTTCTCCGACACTCCTGGGGTTTTAGACCCTAAATATGGCCTTCAGGAAAAAATGATGGAATTTGTAAAAGAAAGCCTTCAGGATGCCGATGTTTTCCTATACATCGTAGATGTTACCGATGCTGCGGCTCCTTCGGATTTCTTAATTGAAAAGGTGAATAAAATTCCTGTTCCTGTTCTTATACTCATCAACAAAGTAGATCAGGTAGATCAAGCCAAACTAGAAGCTGCCGTAGCCCTTTGGCATGAGAGAATTCCGAAAGCGGAAATACTTCCTATTTCAGCATTAAAATCTTATAACACTGAGTATATTTTACCTAAGTTAAAATCTCTACTTCCAGAAAACCCACCCTACTACGACAAAGATCAGTTAACAGATAAGCCTGAAAGGTTTTTTGTGAACGAAACTATTAGAGAGAAAATCCTCCTTAACTACGAAAAGGAAATTCCTTATTCGGTAGAAGTTGTTACCGAAATCTTTAAAGACAAAGGAAAAATTATCTTTATCGACAGTATTATCTATGTGGAAAGAGAAACCCAAAAAGGGATTATCATTGGACATAAAGGAGAGGCTATCAAAAAAATTGGTACAGAAGCTCGACTGGATTTAGAAAAATTCTTCGGTAAAAAAATCCATATCAATCTTTTTGTAAAAGTGAAAAAAGACTGGCGTAAAAACGATAGAGATCTTAAAAACTTTGGATATCGTTAAACCCCGAAACTACAAAAAAAGGATAGGCTCTTAAAGAAAACCTATCCTTTTTTTATTTCAGAATCCCTATCCAACTAGCCCTTCAACGAATATTCGGGATAATGTCCCAAACTTTTAACTTGTACGCCTAAGCTTTCTAATTCCTCAAAGGAATTTTTAATCAACACTTCTTGATAAGGCCCATCAATATTGATAAAAAAGAAATAATTCCCTAAGCCTGTTTTTAAAGTTCTGGATTCTATTTTACTTAAATTCAGTTTTCTCCACGCAAAAACCGATAGTACTTGATGCAAACCTCCTGCATAGTCTTCTGGCAAAGTCACCAAAAGGCTAGTTTTTTCAGTAGCTTTTTGTAAATCTACCTTTAAAAAATCTGGAGTCCTAGAGATAACAATAAATCGGGTATGGTTTTCCTCTTTGTCCTGAATATTAGTATAGATAATTTTCAATCCATATAATTTTGCAGCAAAATTATTAGCGATGGCAGCAAGCTTACGATCTGGCGTTTCAGCAACCTTTTTAGCTGCTGCTGAGGTGGAAGCAAAGTCCTGAAGAACTACGTCCTTATAATTTTTATTCAAAAATAAAAAAGATTGTGCCAATGCCTGTGGATGCGAATAAATCTTCTCTATAACATCCTCATTATCATTCTGTGGATGAATCATCAATTGATGAGCAATAGGAAGTACTGCTTCTGCTTCTATACAAATCTCTTCTGTATTGTATAGGTAGTCCAACGTCATCGATACCGTACCCTCAATAGAGTTTTCTAAGGGAACTACCGCTTTTTCCACTAAGTTATTTTTTACCGCTAAAAAGCAATCTAAAATACTCGACTGTGGAAGAAGTTCCCCCTCAGGAAACAACTGCGAAGCTGTAAGCTGAGTAAAAGAGGCTTGTGGCCCTAAAAATGCTATTTTCATAGGGCAAATGTATAAATATTTTGAAAAATAAACGATGAAAAATCTAGTATATTTCGTTTATTCTTATCAATTTGTAAATAGCCTCTTTTCTCTACCTTATTTTTCTAATAATTCTATAATCATTGGGGTTTTACCCGGAATGGTTAGCTCTTTACCGAAGTGAATGCTGGTGTCTGAAAGTACTTCTTTGCCTGAGGAAAATCCTTGTAAACCTTCCTGAAAGCGGTCTAACTTTAAATTTACCGTTTCGGGATTGTTGTTTAAGATCACCATGATTCTTTTATTATCCAAAATCCTGAAATAAACG encodes:
- a CDS encoding ribonuclease Z, translating into MSIHVTILGFNSAIPTTKSSPTSQFLEIDERYFLVDCGEGTQVQLRRARAKFSRINHIFISHLHGDHCFGLPGLIASFRLLGRDQPLHVYGPKGIKRMLETIFSITETHRGFEVVYHELSGDQSQLVYEDAKLEVWTIPLDHRIYCNGYLFKQKPKERKLNMAEISKYPEIEICDYHNLKKGKDFQLSDGFILKNESLTIAPEPPKSYAFCSDTRYKEGVIPIVKGVDVLYHESTFLHELKEMADYTGHSTAKEAAEIAQKAGAKKLVLGHFSNRYEDLTVFTDEARPIFPETYLPIALETITV
- the map gene encoding type I methionyl aminopeptidase encodes the protein MIQLKTIEEIRLMRDAAQLVSKTLGMLAKEIKPGVTTKYLDNLAYQFIKDHGAEPAFLGYGGFPNSLCMSPNEQVVHGIPNDTPLRDGDVISVDCGTYLNGFVGDHAYTFEVGEVAPETKKLLQVTKESLYKGIAQCIRGKRIGDISYAVQEHAEKHGYGVVRELVGHGVGRVMHEDPQVPNYGRKGSGKVIKDGLVIAIEPMVNLGTEKVKFHNDGWTVTTLDNKPSAHFEHDVAVVHGKPVLLSTFQYIYDALGIQSNEEEAFHFDF
- the gpmI gene encoding 2,3-bisphosphoglycerate-independent phosphoglycerate mutase encodes the protein MSKKAILAILDGWGLGTNPEVSAIAKANTPFIDSVLKNFPNSKLEASGLAVGLPAGQMGNSEVGHMNLGAGRVIYQNLAKINMAVESKTLGNEAEILAAFKYAKDNHKKVHFIGLVSNGGVHSHINHLKGLLEAAHQYGLKDVFVHAFTDGRDCDPHSGKGFISELIDYMNTTTGKLASIVGRYYAMDRDKRWERVKLAYDAMVKGIGLETTQPIAAIEKSYEEGVSDEFLKPIICTENESPIATIGENDVVFCFNFRTDRGREISAVLSQQDFPDYEMKKLPLYYVTLTNYDETFKNVKVVYDEEVINQTMGQVLENNQRSQIRIAETEKYPHVTFFFSGGREKEFEGERRLLCPSPKDVPTYDFKPEMSAYDITNAIVPELKNKTADFICLNFANTDMVGHTGVFEAAVKAAEVVDECINKVATTAYENGYVVFILADHGNSDIMINADGTPNTQHTTNLVPFIVMDKDRTWTLKNGKLGDVAPTILSVMGITPPEEMTGNILVS
- a CDS encoding BT0820 family HAD-type phosphatase, translated to MTSKKLAIDFDGTIVEDAYPKVGQAKIFAFETLLKLQSEGYRLILWTYRSGQALQDAIDFCKKNGLEFYAVNSSFEGEIFDNETQSRKIDADLFIDDRNLGGFPGWGEVYNIIKQKIEFRVEGKEVLAYSKLKKEKKKGLFW
- a CDS encoding TIGR02757 family protein — encoded protein: MTEQEIFSYLDAKADEFDHPEYIEQDPLQIPHLFTEAQDIEISGFFAATIAWGNRKSIVNNAKKIIDFMGNSPYDFVMNAQDKDFDTIIGKSVHRTFNGEDFKYFVFNLRRLYEKHPSLSYYFETLPEELNFYHALERFRSSFLNGQNHRGNKHVSSTYKNSAAKRLMMFLRWMVRKDPRGVDLGIWNHLQSSKLSCPLDVHSGNIARQLGILHRKQNDWRAVEELDISLRKYNKEDPALYDFALFGLGVTKELV
- the era gene encoding GTPase Era, with the protein product MHKAGFVNIIGKPNAGKSTLLNQLMGEKLAIVTQKAQTTRHRIFGIYNEEDLQIVFSDTPGVLDPKYGLQEKMMEFVKESLQDADVFLYIVDVTDAAAPSDFLIEKVNKIPVPVLILINKVDQVDQAKLEAAVALWHERIPKAEILPISALKSYNTEYILPKLKSLLPENPPYYDKDQLTDKPERFFVNETIREKILLNYEKEIPYSVEVVTEIFKDKGKIIFIDSIIYVERETQKGIIIGHKGEAIKKIGTEARLDLEKFFGKKIHINLFVKVKKDWRKNDRDLKNFGYR
- the pheA gene encoding prephenate dehydratase; this encodes MKIAFLGPQASFTQLTASQLFPEGELLPQSSILDCFLAVKNNLVEKAVVPLENSIEGTVSMTLDYLYNTEEICIEAEAVLPIAHQLMIHPQNDNEDVIEKIYSHPQALAQSFLFLNKNYKDVVLQDFASTSAAAKKVAETPDRKLAAIANNFAAKLYGLKIIYTNIQDKEENHTRFIVISRTPDFLKVDLQKATEKTSLLVTLPEDYAGGLHQVLSVFAWRKLNLSKIESRTLKTGLGNYFFFINIDGPYQEVLIKNSFEELESLGVQVKSLGHYPEYSLKG